A stretch of the Pongo pygmaeus isolate AG05252 chromosome 16, NHGRI_mPonPyg2-v2.0_pri, whole genome shotgun sequence genome encodes the following:
- the LOC129014233 gene encoding LOW QUALITY PROTEIN: heterogeneous nuclear ribonucleoprotein L-like (The sequence of the model RefSeq protein was modified relative to this genomic sequence to represent the inferred CDS: inserted 3 bases in 3 codons) gives MVAVDGRPRCGPGRWVAGPRGGAPAPLFGGGSPQAPSAALHQNVFKIISVNRFKQNFCAVSYFNKGKIISREKRRRRLEQRQQPDEQQRRSGATVKMAAAGGGGGSGRYQGGGSEGGPTTKRLKTGNAGDQHGGGGGGGGGGGGGGGGGGGGGVAGGSGKNYDDPHKTPASPVFHIRGLIEGVVEADLVEALQEFGPISSVVVMPKKRQALVEFEDVLGACNAVSYAADNQICIADHPAFVNYSTIQKISRPGDSDDSRSVNSVLLFTILNPIYSITTDVLYTICNPCGPVQRIVIFRKNGVQAMVEFDSVQSAQWAKASLNGADIYSGCCALKMEYAKPTRLNVFKSDQDTWDYTNPNLSGQGDPGSNPKKRQRQPPLLGDHPAEYGGPHGGYHSHYHDEGYGPPXPHYEGRRMGPPVGGHRRGPSRYGPQYGHPPPPPPPPEDGPHAHSPVLVVYGLDQSKMNCNRVFNVFCLYGNVEKVKFMKSKPGAAMMEMADGYAVDRAITHLNNNFMFGQKLNVRVSKQPAIMPGQSYGLEDGSCSYKDFSESQNNRFSTPEQAAKNRIQHPSNVLHFFNTPLEVTEENFFEICDELGVKRPPSVKVFSXKSERSSSGLLEWESKSDAPETLGFLNHYQMKXPNGPYPYTLKLCFSTAQNAS, from the exons ATGGTGGCGGTGgacgggaggccgaggtgcggcCCCGGGAGGTGGGTGGCGGGTCCCCGCGGCGGCGCCCCTGCTCCTTTGTTCGGCGGCGGCAGCCCGCAGGCGCCCTCCGCAGCGCTCcaccaaaatgtttttaaaatcatttcagttAACAGATTTAAACAGA ACTTCTGTGCTGTAAGCTATTTTAACAAAGG aaaaataatttcccgGGAGAAGCGGCGTCGGCGGCTGGAGCAGAGGCAGCAACCCGACGAGCAGCAGAGGCGGTCCGGAGCGACGGTGAAGAtggcggcggcgggcggcggAGGCGGCAGTGGCCGCTACCAGGGCGGCGGCAGTGAGGGCGGCCCGACCACTAAGCGGCTCAAGACTGGCAACGCCGGCGACCAGCACGGaggcggtggcggtggcggtggcggaggcggtggcggtggcggtggcggtggaGGAGGCGGGGTGGCGGGAGGCAGCGGGAAGAACTACGATGACCCGCACAAAACCCCTGCCTCCCCAGTTTTCCACATCAGGGGCCTGATTGAGGGTGTGGTGGAAGCTGACCTTGTGGAGGCCTTGCAGGAGTTTGGACCCATCAGCTCTGTGGTGGTAATGCCTAAAAAGAGACAAGCACTGGTGGAGTTTGAAGATGTGTTGGGGGCTTGCAACGCAGTGAGCTACGCAGCCGACAACCAAATATGCATTGCCGATCACCCAGCTTTTGTCAACTACTCTACCATCCAGAAGATCTCCCGCCCCGGGGACTCGGATGACTCCCGGAGTGTGAACAGTGTGCTTCTCTTTACCATCCTGAACCCCATTTATTCGATCACCACGGATGTTCTTTACACTATCTGTAATCCTTGTGGCCCTGTCCAGAGAATTGTCATTTTCAGGAAGAATGGAGTTCAGGCGATGGTGGAATTCGACTCTGTTCAAAGTGCCCAGTGGGCCAAGGCCTCTCTCAATGGGGCTGATATCTATTCTGGCTGTTGTGCTCTGAAGATGGAATACGCAAAGCCTACACGCTTGAATGTGTTCAAGAGTGATCAGGATACTTGGGACTACACAAACCCCAATCTCAGTGGACAAGGTGACCCTGGCAGCAACCCCAAGAAACGCCAGAGGCAGCCCCCTCTCCTGGGAGATCACCCAGCAGAATATGGAGGGCCCCACGGTGGATACCACAGCCATTACCATGATGAGGGCTACGGCCCCC CCCCTCACTACGAAGGGAGAAGGATGGGTCCACCAGTGGGGGGTCACCGTCGGGGCCCAAGTCGCTACGGCCCCCAGTATgggcaccccccaccccctcccccaccacccgaGGATGGCCCTCACGCCCACAGCCCTGTGCTTGTGGTCTATGGCTTGGATCAATCTAAGATGAACTGTAACCGAGTCTTCAATGTCTTCTGCTTGTATGGCAATGTGGAGAAGGTGAAATTCATGAAAAGCAAGCCGGGGGCCGCCATGATGGAGATGGCTGATGGCTACGCTGTGGACCGGGCCATTACCCACCTCAACAACAACTTCATGTTTGGGCAGAAGCTGAATGTCCGTGTCTCCAAGCAGCCAGCCATCATGCCCGGTCAGTCATACGGGTTGGAAGACGGGTCTTGCAGTTACAAAGACTTCAGTGAATCCCAGAACAATCGGTTCTCCACCCCAGAGCAGGCAGCCAAGAACCGCATCCAGCACCCCAGCAACGTGCTGCATTTCTTCAACACCCCGCTGGAGGTGACTGAGGAGAACTTCTTTGAGATCTGCGATGAGCTTGGAGTGAAACGGCCACCTTCTGTGAAAGTATTCT GCAAAAGTGAGCGCAGCTCCTCTGGACTGCTGGAGTGGGAATCCAAGAGCGATGCCCCGGAGACTCTGGGCTTCCTGAACCATTACCAGATGA AACCCAATGGTCCATACCCCTACACTCTGAAGTTGTGTTTCTCCACCGCTCAGAACGCCTCCTAA